The following proteins are co-located in the Mobula hypostoma chromosome 4, sMobHyp1.1, whole genome shotgun sequence genome:
- the ubox5 gene encoding RING finger protein 37, whose translation MINLCLPNFHPRIQCNKVCADGYDVSNLISADPVKTRCGFRAEYFIKPPLHVTVSFPFNVELCRIDLEVSGLQNSLGLDIYTCTTCNKTQTWTENSLQSSQPACQTFTDKDVFTLVGKVVLKNQNKVSFRHKAYKPRAPFNELNELSAVDSHTSKQDLWNKGQFSLTNINHLRICITYVSGGRVPCFRKLDIWGQPSRSSPLKLIESVFKAYQEYKAEQSIPVIKQGIASTAPSNNTPGDSLQPSTHGSPLPGGSIPEEFLDPITSEIMVLPMLLPSGKVIDQSTLDKYSRNEATWGRVPNDPFTGVPFSHHSKPVPHLTLKARLDYFVLHSTIPGHDIVGRSRVGFVASSAVKRKSDSIQDADMNPVSEQISACTSSNYSSVSDSNEKRFKAEVKEPQKSEKSLGLVSHEQKLAQSLDSALASVLSTFPSFTAKQSQYKLQPAGGSNADCLQEQSPVRSDEACSSCSEAFSAYSKHLVVYRLLCGHLICRPCLSERQKSSTPSCLKCNRTINTSDVVRVHL comes from the exons GTCTGTGCTGACGGCTATGACGTAAGCAACTTGATATCTGCAGATCCCGTGAAGACAAGGTGTGGATTCCGTGCCGAATACTTCATCAAACCTCCTCTACATGTTACAGTGTCATTCCCATTTAATGTGGAGCTTTGTAGAATTGACCTGGAAGTCTCAGGCTTGCAAAACTCTTTAGGATTGGACATCTATACCTGTACAACATGTAATAAGACTCAGACATGGACGGAAAATTCCTTACAGAGCTCTCAGCCTGCTTGCCAGACCTTTACTGACAAAGATGTTTTCACATTAGTTGGGAAGGTTGTGCTGAAAAACCAAAACAAAGTATCCTTTAGGCACAAAGCATACAAACCCAGAGCTCCTTTCAATGAGCTTAATGAGCTTTCTGCTGTTGACAGCCATACCTCCAAACAGGATTTGTGGAACAAGGGACAATTTTCATTGACGAACATAAATCACCTCAGGATTTGCATCACTTACGTTTCAGGGGGTCGTGTGCCTTGTTTCAGAAAGCTGGACATCTGGGGACAACCATCTAGATCATCCCCTCTTAAACTTATTGAAAGTGTCTTCAAGGCTTACCAAGAATACAAGGCTGAGCAATCAATTCCTGTGATCAAGCAAGGAATTGCTTCTACCGCACCGTCTAACAATACACCTGGTGATAGCCTACAGCCCAGTACCCATGGATCTCCGCTACCTGGTGGGAGCATTCCAGAGGAGTTTCTGGACCCCATAACTTCTGAAATCATGGTCCTTCCAATGTTACTTCCTAGTGGTAAAGTAATCGATCAGAGCACACTGGACAAATATAGCCGGAATGAAGCTACGTGGGGCAGGGTGCCAAATGATCCCTTCACCGGTGTCCCTTTCAGCCACCACTCAAAGCCTGTGCCTCACTTGACTCTTAAAGCAAGGCTAGACTACTTTGTGTTGCACAGCACAATACCAGGCCATGACATTGTGGGGAGAAGTCGAGTTGGTTTTGTTGCCTCATCTGCAGTGAAGAGAAAATCAGACTCCATACAGGATGCAGACATGAATCCTGTCTCTGAACAAATAAGTGCCTGCACTAGTTCAAATTATTCATCTGTGTCAGATTCTAATGAAAAGAGATTCAAAGCAGAAGTGAAAGAACCGCAGAAGTCTGAGAAAAGTTTGG GGTTGGTATCACATGAGCAGAAATTAGCACAGAGTCTGGACAGCGCATTGGCTTCCGTCTTAAGCACATTTCCATCCTTTACTGCCAAACAAAGTCAATACAAACTACAGCCAGCAGGTGGCAGCAACGCTGACTGTCTGCAAG AGCAAAGTCCAGTTAGGTCTGATGAAGCCTGCAGCAGCTGCAGTGAGGCATTCTCCGCATATTCCAAACACTTGGTAGTGTACAGATTGTTGTGTGGACACCTGATCTGCAGGCCCTGTTTGTCTGAGCGACAGAAATCTTCAACACCTTCCTGCTTGAAATGCAACCGGACAATCAATACCAGTGATGTTGTGCGGGTCCACCTATAG